The following proteins are encoded in a genomic region of Dioscorea cayenensis subsp. rotundata cultivar TDr96_F1 chromosome 8, TDr96_F1_v2_PseudoChromosome.rev07_lg8_w22 25.fasta, whole genome shotgun sequence:
- the LOC120267408 gene encoding probable inactive purple acid phosphatase 28 isoform X2 has product MMTAHPWRPYVLLVLAISIPLLLFESLFSHLIFVNRARPRIKRFAELPLRFRYDGTFKILQVADMHFGNGKATRCKDVLDSEFEWCSDLNTTRFLRRMIEAERPDLIAFTGDNIFGPSATDAAESLFRAFAPAMESMIPWAAILGNHDQESSMNREELMSLVSLMDYSVSQVNPPSAGGTMRIEGFGNYHIKVHGAPGSGLDNTSILNLYFLDSGDRVVVSGRKTYGWIRESQLNWVHSISQQSQVESQSLSPALAFFHIPIPEVRDLWFKKIKGTFQEYVACSFVNSGVLNTLVSMRDVKAVFFGHDHLNDFCGELNHISVCYGGGFGYHAYGRAGWPRRARVIKAELRKGSKTWMGIQNILTWKRIDDERLTKIDDQVLWSHADDEEEDSSHSQKDV; this is encoded by the exons ATGATGACCGCCCATCCATGGCGGCCCTATGTCCTCCTCGTCCTCGCGATCTCCATCCCTCTTCTCCTCTTTGAATCCCTCTTCTCCCATCTCATCTTCGTTAACCGAGCTCGCCCTCGCATCAAGCGCTTCGCCGAACTCCCTCTCCGGTTCCGCTATGATGGCACGTTCAAGATACTCCAG GTGGCGGACATGcattttgggaatgggaaaGCGACGCGGTGTAAGGATGTATTGGATTCGGAGTTTGAGTGGTGCTCGGATTTGAATACCACGAGGTTTCTCAGGAGGATGATTGAGGCTGAGAGGCCTGATCTCATTGCTTTTACTG GGGACAATATATTTGGGCCAAGTGCAACTGATGCAGCTGAATCCCTTTTCCGAGCTTTTGCTCCAGCCATGGAGTCGATGATTCCATGGGCTGCAATCTTGGGTAACCATGACCAAGAATCTAGCATGAATCGGGAAGAGTTGATGTCGTTGGTATCCCTCATGGACTACTCTGTATCCCAGGTCAATCCACCTAGCGCGGGAGGGACCATGAGAATTGAAGGGTTTGGTAATTATCACATTAAGGTCCATGGTGCCCCTGGGTCGGGGTTGGATAACACTAGCATCCTCAATCTCTACTTCCTTGACAGTGGTGACCGTGTGGTTGTCAGTGGCCGCAAAACTTATGGATGGATAAGGGAATCTCAACTCAATTGGGTTCACTCCATCTCTCAACAGTCTCAG GTTGAATCACAATCATTGTCTCCTGCCTTGGCATTCTTCCACATCCCAATTCCAGAGGTTCGAGATCTCTGGTTCAAGAAGATTAAAGGTACTTTCCAGGAGTACGTCGCCTGCTCTTTTGTAAACTCCGGGGTTTTGAACACCCTTGTTTCAATGAGAGATGTCAAAGCGGTCTTTTTCGGCCATGATCATCTAAACGATTTCTGTGGCGAACTCAACCATATATCAGTCTGTTATGGCGGAGGCTTTGGCTACCATGCTTATGGAAGGGCTGGCTGGCCCCGGAGAGCGAGGGTGATCAAAGCCGAGCTTCGTAAGGGCTCAAAGACATGGATGGGCATCCAAAATATTCTAACATGGAAACGAATTGATGATGAGAGGCTGACTAAGATTGATGATCAAGTCTTATGGTCTCATgctgatgatgaagaagaggattCAAGCCATTCTCAAAAGGATGTGTAG
- the LOC120267408 gene encoding probable inactive purple acid phosphatase 28 isoform X1, with protein MMTAHPWRPYVLLVLAISIPLLLFESLFSHLIFVNRARPRIKRFAELPLRFRYDGTFKILQVADMHFGNGKATRCKDVLDSEFEWCSDLNTTRFLRRMIEAERPDLIAFTGDNIFGPSATDAAESLFRAFAPAMESMIPWAAILGNHDQESSMNREELMSLVSLMDYSVSQVNPPSAGGTMRIEGFGNYHIKVHGAPGSGLDNTSILNLYFLDSGDRVVVSGRKTYGWIRESQLNWVHSISQQSQLQVESQSLSPALAFFHIPIPEVRDLWFKKIKGTFQEYVACSFVNSGVLNTLVSMRDVKAVFFGHDHLNDFCGELNHISVCYGGGFGYHAYGRAGWPRRARVIKAELRKGSKTWMGIQNILTWKRIDDERLTKIDDQVLWSHADDEEEDSSHSQKDV; from the exons ATGATGACCGCCCATCCATGGCGGCCCTATGTCCTCCTCGTCCTCGCGATCTCCATCCCTCTTCTCCTCTTTGAATCCCTCTTCTCCCATCTCATCTTCGTTAACCGAGCTCGCCCTCGCATCAAGCGCTTCGCCGAACTCCCTCTCCGGTTCCGCTATGATGGCACGTTCAAGATACTCCAG GTGGCGGACATGcattttgggaatgggaaaGCGACGCGGTGTAAGGATGTATTGGATTCGGAGTTTGAGTGGTGCTCGGATTTGAATACCACGAGGTTTCTCAGGAGGATGATTGAGGCTGAGAGGCCTGATCTCATTGCTTTTACTG GGGACAATATATTTGGGCCAAGTGCAACTGATGCAGCTGAATCCCTTTTCCGAGCTTTTGCTCCAGCCATGGAGTCGATGATTCCATGGGCTGCAATCTTGGGTAACCATGACCAAGAATCTAGCATGAATCGGGAAGAGTTGATGTCGTTGGTATCCCTCATGGACTACTCTGTATCCCAGGTCAATCCACCTAGCGCGGGAGGGACCATGAGAATTGAAGGGTTTGGTAATTATCACATTAAGGTCCATGGTGCCCCTGGGTCGGGGTTGGATAACACTAGCATCCTCAATCTCTACTTCCTTGACAGTGGTGACCGTGTGGTTGTCAGTGGCCGCAAAACTTATGGATGGATAAGGGAATCTCAACTCAATTGGGTTCACTCCATCTCTCAACAGTCTCAG CTGCAGGTTGAATCACAATCATTGTCTCCTGCCTTGGCATTCTTCCACATCCCAATTCCAGAGGTTCGAGATCTCTGGTTCAAGAAGATTAAAGGTACTTTCCAGGAGTACGTCGCCTGCTCTTTTGTAAACTCCGGGGTTTTGAACACCCTTGTTTCAATGAGAGATGTCAAAGCGGTCTTTTTCGGCCATGATCATCTAAACGATTTCTGTGGCGAACTCAACCATATATCAGTCTGTTATGGCGGAGGCTTTGGCTACCATGCTTATGGAAGGGCTGGCTGGCCCCGGAGAGCGAGGGTGATCAAAGCCGAGCTTCGTAAGGGCTCAAAGACATGGATGGGCATCCAAAATATTCTAACATGGAAACGAATTGATGATGAGAGGCTGACTAAGATTGATGATCAAGTCTTATGGTCTCATgctgatgatgaagaagaggattCAAGCCATTCTCAAAAGGATGTGTAG